One Sanguibacter keddieii DSM 10542 genomic window carries:
- the mshD gene encoding mycothiol synthase, protein MDHSEIDVETSPLTAADAQAVHRLARAAEHVDQVAPLSEQPLLRLLDAEAPTTHLMVRAADDLAGYAQVDRGAPGTASAELVVHPFARHHGVGTALLEHALELMDAEGRVLSVWAHGDLPAARSLAARTGLVVVRELWKMHLPLDGSTSTPESAPAAPLAPGVSLRAFRPGEDDAAWLAVNARAFASHPEQGRLTQTDLAARVAEPWFDAGSFLLAERDGDLVGFCWLKVPADQPQDAPRVGEIYALGVDPSAQGLRLGTALTAAGLDRLREVGVEVVELYTEGDNTVAIRTYTAAGFTRATVDVQMARPSDATA, encoded by the coding sequence GTGGACCACAGCGAGATCGACGTCGAGACCAGCCCCCTGACCGCAGCCGACGCCCAGGCCGTCCACCGGCTGGCCCGCGCGGCCGAGCACGTCGACCAGGTAGCACCGCTCTCCGAGCAGCCGCTGCTGCGGCTCCTCGACGCCGAGGCCCCGACCACGCACCTCATGGTCCGCGCCGCCGACGACCTCGCCGGCTACGCCCAGGTCGACCGAGGTGCTCCCGGGACCGCGAGCGCCGAGCTCGTGGTGCACCCCTTCGCACGGCACCACGGCGTGGGGACCGCGCTGCTCGAGCACGCCCTCGAGCTCATGGACGCCGAGGGCCGCGTGCTGTCGGTCTGGGCGCACGGCGACCTCCCGGCCGCGCGGAGCCTCGCCGCACGCACGGGGCTCGTGGTGGTCCGTGAGCTGTGGAAGATGCACCTCCCGCTCGACGGCAGCACCAGCACGCCCGAGTCCGCACCTGCCGCGCCGCTCGCACCGGGTGTGAGCCTGCGCGCGTTCCGGCCGGGCGAGGACGACGCGGCGTGGCTCGCGGTCAACGCACGGGCCTTCGCGTCCCACCCGGAGCAGGGGCGCCTCACCCAGACGGACCTCGCGGCCCGCGTCGCCGAGCCCTGGTTCGACGCCGGGTCGTTCCTGCTGGCCGAGCGCGACGGGGACCTGGTCGGCTTCTGCTGGCTGAAGGTCCCGGCCGACCAGCCGCAGGACGCTCCTCGGGTCGGCGAGATCTACGCGCTGGGCGTCGACCCGTCGGCCCAGGGCCTGCGCCTCGGGACGGCGCTGACGGCAGCGGGCCTGGACCGGCTGCGAGAGGTGGGCGTGGAGGTGGTCGAGCTCTACACGGAGGGCGACAACACCGTGGCGATCCGCACCTACACCGCGGCGGGCTTCACGCGCGCCACGGTCGACGTCCAGATGGCCCGGCCGTCGGACGCGACCGCCTAG